Proteins encoded within one genomic window of Anopheles gambiae chromosome 3, idAnoGambNW_F1_1, whole genome shotgun sequence:
- the LOC1271009 gene encoding uncharacterized protein LOC1271009 isoform X1, which yields MQKRERKRKAKVPLPNNNKAATPAAPTRRISIIDFFPCKLNAKMHSDSVYRLVDELVEAIGQECGARADGKTVKKCKSRAFGILLGKPDHRPTPARAGASVSECPVAPAPADPLAMLECHQFEMQMTARYKYQMVRCERFERLLDQIRRDTGGEWPLAESDCSLLEFLLSLKNSTTDRGDVLAENPFFGHSKMPAARYGPYPIFRPEDFHIDGRLVAACYDRKANPYLFRATNGVFTANIAHILANESARNDPLAADCSYFSDKMASLNHYQGPFRYNLLRAVRQATNGEPPYELVTNFEIVAAGKPAKPVEESLIFGMNWENLGQQYVPEEKPFVSECAGALFRFTAVQESAMGHALSEKKVVSRANFIRDIKFLITGVSSSLFHFDERNRFRALPNITIEDVRIESIQSFVDQALEIGTCFRRLLMMTRKNPYTLELIMEGFVFRAFCESVENFLCCYRVLVNSYAGESILQLLQMLSPANEQLLSMAKLCSLHPGNESDREFPTGSMLLDHLYRELIQVTQPSVSVFLLSTLRRCCLEYFAIFQRWLFQGQLHDPSGELFVFFVDHYRSNTKHFFDKAYFIRRKSVPGFLKGYDEDILLCGKYVMLLRAFRPLHPLFTLRHPELTVCLSFAEIQTMRTQWLRYVAKARQLCGPAVSVRELYETKQSEQVEFYRLVEENFRTYMDAWRVEQETEAQEQKRRKQKQMADLLDHLNEIRESKLLAKRAELQEELALEQVRIEQENRQLLGENLELTGRVKKYTALNTLMDEKLEVLQAAAGELSIVPVVTVTVDGTDGTVSEEAPFESCRESRASNVTSVSIYEDAQKSPACSVDSSPYGADSTSSYGSAGKGDLSSSGAEDLDCTLVEGPIVPTVESPAAVLDSDRLNSNVPTVSEGERNRAKVLGSTVGDFLNEDHANANVEQLVVATASAGLRKLTEAQRNKLKILSQEFEIAPPDEPGTMDENCNRLAERRKNRERILISDYTSREEEAAPGGQPVPGRELSELQKNRRKIMSQEYNLLTDEAVWDGTGGRDPNQKRTMYLNLDSDRARNRRRILESEFDIATGVENFPASPMSVDSDTVDESASPSVAMTASGTTPTITGEQDVNANPVAGKGAGLKLDVLAAADAAERFGIERRFGIPDTAALELETPASAMKATGEVGDALDGGFDFTRAQALERREGPSGCNSLVPVVASGVAVELTEEEDDEIYREFVAAMKQQSENFCRLAIPTSDSDTSAHVGASKALEKELNSVDVLTITRFLQYSLVIPLKAHMEIVNNEILKMYLYDLDVLGHFESLRNYFLLMDGEFSTHICDNLFQRLETVRTPEELLNYQTLHSILDGALYSSNAGTDRNADRLSFIVCQVPEKFDLYSPNVFSMLNLSYRVEWPLNLIFSNETIEQYTNVFKYLVKVRRVSYVLEDSFQLLKEASRRLGKPLLHSPQYARVQLIRHKLSHLVNALKNYITSSALHASWETFREDLQDATETMEDLFRKHRTYLKRVIFLCLLNRRSIEFYNNIEQIFRVVLRFYRHLRSKEWRLQEESQQYYVHPRYRSMLEDEIDFEKLIKYTIFLGNKMYDHGYQKEISEFLHVININGYYDDVLLRLQ from the exons ATGcaaaagagggagagaaaaagaaaagccaagGTCCCgctaccaaacaacaacaaagcagcAACGCCAGCAGCGCCCACACGACGGATCTcgattattgattttttccccTGCAAGCTGAATGCAAAAATGCATTCCGACAGTGTGTACCGGCTCGTTgacgagctggtcgaggcgaTTGGGCAAGAGTGCGGTGCGCGGGCGGACGGCAAAACGGTGAAAAAGTGTAAATCGCGAGCATTTGGAATACTGCTGGGCAAACCGGACCATAGACCGACGCCAGCGAGAGCTGGGGCGAGCGTATCGGAATGCCCCGTTGCACCCGCGCCAGCCGATCCGCTCGCAATGCTGGAATGCCATCAGTTCGAGATGCAGATGACGGCCCGGTACAAATATCAGATGGTGCGGTGCGAACGGTTCGAGCGGCTGCTGGATCAAATCCGACGCGACACCGGCGGCGAATGGCCGCTGGCCGAATCCGACTGTTCCTTGTTGGAGTTTTTGCTGTCGCTGAAAAATTCCACCACCGACCGCGGTGACGTGCTGGCGGAG AACCCGTTCTTTGGGCACAGCAAAATGCCTGCCGCACGGTACGGACCCTACCCGATCTTCCGACCCGAGGACTTCCACATCGATGGCCGGCTGGTGGCCGCTTGCTACGACCGGAAAGCGAATCCGTATCTCTTCCGCGCCACAAATGGTGTCTTCACCGCCAACATTGCCCACATACTTGCAAACGAATCGGCGCGGAACGATCCGCTGGCGGCCGATTGTTCCTATTTTAGTGACAAAATGGCAAGCTTGAACCATTACCAGGGTCCGTTTCGGTACAATCTGCTGCGAGCTGTTCGGCAAGCGACCAACGGTGAACCGCCGTACGAGCTTGTCACGAACTTTGAGATAGTTGCTGCGGGAAAGCCAGCGAAACCGGTGGAAGAATCGCTCATATTTGGTATGAATTGGGAAAATCTCGGACAGCAGTATGTGCCAGAGGAGAAACCGTTCGTGTCCGAATGTGCTGGAGCACTGTTTCGGTTCACCGCGGTGCAGGAGAGTGCAATGGGGCATGCACTTTCGGAGAAGAAAGTCGTTTCGCGGGCCAATTTCATACGCGACATTAAATTTCTTATCA CCGGTGTAAGCTCCAGTCTGTTCCATTTCGACGAGCGCAATCGCTTCCGCGCACTTCCCAACATTACGATCGAGGACGTGCGCATCGAATCGATACAATCGTTTGTGGATCAAGCGCTCGAAATCGGCACCTGCTTCCGACGGCTGCTCATGATGACCCGCAAAAACCCGTACACACTCGAGCTCATCATGGAAGGGTTCGTGTTTAGGGCGTTTTGTGAGAGTGTGGAAAACTTCCTCTGCTGCTACCGCGTGCTCGTAAACAGTTACGCCGGAGAATCGAtactgcagctgctgcaaaTGCTTTCCCCGGCCAACGAGCAGCTGCTGTCGATGGCAAAACTGTGCAGCCTGCATCCGGGCAATGAGAGCGATCGCGAGTTTCCGACCGGTTCGATGCTGCTCGATCATCTGTACCGGGAGCTGATACAGGTGACGCAGCCCAGCGTGAGCGTGTTCCTGCTGTCGACGCTGCGGCGGTGCTGTTTGGAGTATTTTGCGATCTTCCAGCGGTGGCTGTTTCAGGGCCAGCTGCACGATCCTTCCGGGGagctgtttgtgtttttcgtGGATCACTATCGATCGAACACGAAGCATTTCTTCGATAAGGCGTACTTTATCCGGCGGAAGAGTGTGCCCGGATTTCTGAAGGGCTACGACGAGGACATTTTGCTGTGCGGAAAGTACGTGATGCTGCTGCGAGCGTTTCGACCGTTG CACCCTCTCTTCACCCTGCGCCATCCCGAGCTGACCGTGTGCCTTTCGTTCGCGGAAATCCAGACGATGCGCACGCAATGGTTGCGCTACGTCGCCAAGGCGCGCCAGCTCTGTGGCCCCGCCGTGTCCGTGCGCGAGCTGTACGAAACGAAGCAGAGCGAGCAGGTAGAGTTCTACCGCCTGGTGGAGGAAAACTTCCGCACCTACATGGACGCGTGGCGGGTGGAGCAGGAAACGGAAGCGCAGGAGCAGAAGCGCCGCAAGCAGAAGCAGATGGCCGACCTGCTCGACCACCTGAACGAGATCCGGGAGAGCAAGCTGCTGGCGAAGCGGGCGGAGCTGCAGGAGGAGCTGGCGCTCGAGCAGGTCCGCATCGAGCAGGAAAATCGGCAGCTGCTGGGGGAAAATTTGGAGCTTACCGGTCGGGTGAAGAAGTACACGGCCCTGAACACGCTGATGGATGAGAAGCTGGAGGTGCTGCAGGCCGCGGCCGGCGAGCTGAGCATTGTGCCGGTGGTAACGGTGACGGTGGACGGGACGGACGGGACGGTGAGTGAGGAAGCTCCGTTTGAGAGTTGTCGCGAGAGCCGTGCGAGCAACGTGACGAGCGTTTCCATCTACGAGGATGCACAAAAGTCACCTGCGTGCAGTGTGGACTCGTCGCCGTACGGGGCGGACAGTACGAGCAGCTACGGTTCCGCTGGGAAGGGCGATCTTTCCTCGTCCGGTGCGGAAGATCTGGACTGTACGCTCGTGGAGGGACCGATCGTGCCAACGGTGGAGTCGCCGGCGGCCGTGCTCGACAGTGACCGCCTCAATTCGAACGTTCCAACGGTCAGCGAAGGGGAACGGAATCGGGCGAAGGTGTTGGGATCGACGGTGGGCGACTTTCTGAACGAGGATCACGCCAACGCCAACGTGGAGCAGCTGGTCGTGGCCACTGCGAGTGCGGGACTGCGCAAGCTGACGGAGGCACAGCGCAACAAGCTTAAAATCCTGTCGCAAGAGTTTGAAATCGCCCCGCCGGACGAGCCCGGCACGATGGATGAGAACTGTAATCGGCTTGCCGAGCGGCGGAAGAATCGAGAGCGCATTCTTATAAGCGATTACACCAGCAGGGAGGAGGAAGCGGCACCGGGTGGTCAGCCGGTGCCGGGGCGGGAGCTGAGCGAGCTGCAGAAGAATCGCAGGAAGATTATGAGCCAAGAGTACAATCTGCTTACGGACGAGGCGGTTTGGGATGGAACGGGCGGACGGGATCCGAACCAGAAGCGCACGATGTACTTGAACCTGGACTCGGACCGGGCGCGGAACCGGCGCCGAATACTGGAATCGGAGTTCGACATTGCGACCGgggtggaaaactttcccgCCTCACCGATGTCCGTGGACAGTGATACGGTGGACGAGTCGGCCAGTCCATCGGTGGCGATGACCGCCTCGGGCACAACGCCAACCATCACTGGCGAGCAGGACGTTAATGCGAATCCGGTAGCAGGAAAAGGAGCCGGCCTAAAGCTGGACGTCCTGGCGGCGGCCGATGCAGCGGAACGGTTTGGCATCGAGCGGCGATTTGGCATTCCCGATACGGCCGCGCTAGAGCTGGAAACCCCGGCCAGTGCGATGAAAGCGACTGGCGAGGTAGGGGACGCTCTCGATGGAGGGTTTGATTTTACGCGCGCCCAAGCACTAGAACGAAGGGAAGGGCCGAGCGGTTGCAATAGCTTAGTGCCGGTGGTCGCTTCCGGTGTTGCTGTGGAGCtgacggaggaggaggatgacgaGATTTATCGCGAATTTGTCGCTGCAATGAAGCAGcaaagtgaaaacttttgtcgACTAGCGATCCCGACGTCGGATAGTGACACTTCGGCACACGTAGGCGCTTCAAAAGCACTGGAAAAGGAGCTCAACAGTGTGGACGTCCTTACGATCACACGCTTCCTGCAGTACTCGCTCGTCATTCCTCTGAAAGCGCACATGGAGATCGTGAACAATGAGATACTGAAGATGTATCTGTACGATCTGGACGTGCTCGGGCATTTCGAAAGCCTCCGCAACTACTTCCTCCTGATGGACGGTGAGTTTTCCACCCACATCTGTGACAATCTGTTCCAGCGGCTCGAAACCGTACGCACGCCGGAGGAGCTGCTGAACTACCAAACGCTTCACTCCATCCTGGATGGGGCGCTGTACTCGAGCAATGCCGGCACGGACCGTAATGCCGACCGGCTGTCCTTCATCGTGTGCCAGGTGCCGGAAAAGTTTGACCTCTACTCGCCGAACGTGTTCAGCATGCTGAACCTTAGCTACCGGGTCGAGTGGCCCCTCAATCTAATCTTCTCGAACGAAACGATCGAACAGTACACGAACGTGTTCAAATACCTGGTGAAGGTGCGCCGCGTTAGCTACGTGCTGGAGGATTCCTTCCAGCTGCTAAAGGAAGCGAGCAGGCGGCTGGGGAAACCGTTGCTCCATTCGCCCCAGTACGCCCGGGTGCAGCTGATCCGCCACAAGCTGTCCCATCTGGTGAACGCGCTCAAGAACTACATCACGAGCAGTGCGCTGCACGCGTCCTGGGAAACGTTCCGGGAGGATCTGCAGGACGCGACGGAAACGATGGAAGACCTGTTCCGCAAGCATCGTACGTACCTGAAGCGGGTGATCTTCCTGTGCCTGCTGAACAGGAGAAGCATCGAGTTTTACAACAACATCGAGCAGATCTTTCGCGTGGTGTTGCGGTTCTACAGGCATCTGCGTTCGAAGGAGTGGCGGCTGCAGGAGGAATCGCAGCAGTACTACGTGCATCCACGCTACCGGTCGATGCTGGAAGACGAGATCGACTTTGAGAAGCTGATCAAGTACACGATCTTCCTCGGGAACAAGATGTACGACCATGGCTACCAGAAGGAAATATCCGAGTTCCTGCACGTTATCAATATCAATGGTTATTACGATGAT GTTTTGTTGAGGTTACAGTGA
- the LOC1271009 gene encoding uncharacterized protein LOC1271009 isoform X2: MQKRERKRKAKVPLPNNNKAATPAAPTRRISIIDFFPCKLNAKMHSDSVYRLVDELVEAIGQECGARADGKTVKKCKSRAFGILLGKPDHRPTPARAGASVSECPVAPAPADPLAMLECHQFEMQMTARYKYQMVRCERFERLLDQIRRDTGGEWPLAESDCSLLEFLLSLKNSTTDRGDVLAENPFFGHSKMPAARYGPYPIFRPEDFHIDGRLVAACYDRKANPYLFRATNGVFTANIAHILANESARNDPLAADCSYFSDKMASLNHYQGPFRYNLLRAVRQATNGEPPYELVTNFEIVAAGKPAKPVEESLIFGMNWENLGQQYVPEEKPFVSECAGALFRFTAVQESAMGHALSEKKVVSRANFIRDIKFLITGVSSSLFHFDERNRFRALPNITIEDVRIESIQSFVDQALEIGTCFRRLLMMTRKNPYTLELIMEGFVFRAFCESVENFLCCYRVLVNSYAGESILQLLQMLSPANEQLLSMAKLCSLHPGNESDREFPTGSMLLDHLYRELIQVTQPSVSVFLLSTLRRCCLEYFAIFQRWLFQGQLHDPSGELFVFFVDHYRSNTKHFFDKAYFIRRKSVPGFLKGYDEDILLCGKYVMLLRAFRPLHPLFTLRHPELTVCLSFAEIQTMRTQWLRYVAKARQLCGPAVSVRELYETKQSEQVEFYRLVEENFRTYMDAWRVEQETEAQEQKRRKQKQMADLLDHLNEIRESKLLAKRAELQEELALEQVRIEQENRQLLGENLELTGRVKKYTALNTLMDEKLEVLQAAAGELSIVPVVTVTVDGTDGTVSEEAPFESCRESRASNVTSVSIYEDAQKSPACSVDSSPYGADSTSSYGSAGKGDLSSSGAEDLDCTLVEGPIVPTVESPAAVLDSDRLNSNVPTVSEGERNRAKVLGSTVGDFLNEDHANANVEQLVVATASAGLRKLTEAQRNKLKILSQEFEIAPPDEPGTMDENCNRLAERRKNRERILISDYTSREEEAAPGGQPVPGRELSELQKNRRKIMSQEYNLLTDEAVWDGTGGRDPNQKRTMYLNLDSDRARNRRRILESEFDIATGVENFPASPMSVDSDTVDESASPSVAMTASGTTPTITGEQDVNANPVAGKGAGLKLDVLAAADAAERFGIERRFGIPDTAALELETPASAMKATGEVGDALDGGFDFTRAQALERREGPSGCNSLVPVVASGVAVELTEEEDDEIYREFVAAMKQQSENFCRLAIPTSDSDTSAHVGASKALEKELNSVDVLTITRFLQYSLVIPLKAHMEIVNNEILKMYLYDLDVLGHFESLRNYFLLMDGEFSTHICDNLFQRLETVRTPEELLNYQTLHSILDGALYSSNAGTDRNADRLSFIVCQVPEKFDLYSPNVFSMLNLSYRVEWPLNLIFSNETIEQYTNVFKYLVKVRRVSYVLEDSFQLLKEASRRLGKPLLHSPQYARVQLIRHKLSHLVNALKNYITSSALHASWETFREDLQDATETMEDLFRKHRTYLKRVIFLCLLNRRSIEFYNNIEQIFRVVLRFYRHLRSKEWRLQEESQQYYVHPRYRSMLEDEIDFEKLIKYTIFLGNKMYDHGYQKEISEFLHVININGYYDDVKPAAS, encoded by the exons ATGcaaaagagggagagaaaaagaaaagccaagGTCCCgctaccaaacaacaacaaagcagcAACGCCAGCAGCGCCCACACGACGGATCTcgattattgattttttccccTGCAAGCTGAATGCAAAAATGCATTCCGACAGTGTGTACCGGCTCGTTgacgagctggtcgaggcgaTTGGGCAAGAGTGCGGTGCGCGGGCGGACGGCAAAACGGTGAAAAAGTGTAAATCGCGAGCATTTGGAATACTGCTGGGCAAACCGGACCATAGACCGACGCCAGCGAGAGCTGGGGCGAGCGTATCGGAATGCCCCGTTGCACCCGCGCCAGCCGATCCGCTCGCAATGCTGGAATGCCATCAGTTCGAGATGCAGATGACGGCCCGGTACAAATATCAGATGGTGCGGTGCGAACGGTTCGAGCGGCTGCTGGATCAAATCCGACGCGACACCGGCGGCGAATGGCCGCTGGCCGAATCCGACTGTTCCTTGTTGGAGTTTTTGCTGTCGCTGAAAAATTCCACCACCGACCGCGGTGACGTGCTGGCGGAG AACCCGTTCTTTGGGCACAGCAAAATGCCTGCCGCACGGTACGGACCCTACCCGATCTTCCGACCCGAGGACTTCCACATCGATGGCCGGCTGGTGGCCGCTTGCTACGACCGGAAAGCGAATCCGTATCTCTTCCGCGCCACAAATGGTGTCTTCACCGCCAACATTGCCCACATACTTGCAAACGAATCGGCGCGGAACGATCCGCTGGCGGCCGATTGTTCCTATTTTAGTGACAAAATGGCAAGCTTGAACCATTACCAGGGTCCGTTTCGGTACAATCTGCTGCGAGCTGTTCGGCAAGCGACCAACGGTGAACCGCCGTACGAGCTTGTCACGAACTTTGAGATAGTTGCTGCGGGAAAGCCAGCGAAACCGGTGGAAGAATCGCTCATATTTGGTATGAATTGGGAAAATCTCGGACAGCAGTATGTGCCAGAGGAGAAACCGTTCGTGTCCGAATGTGCTGGAGCACTGTTTCGGTTCACCGCGGTGCAGGAGAGTGCAATGGGGCATGCACTTTCGGAGAAGAAAGTCGTTTCGCGGGCCAATTTCATACGCGACATTAAATTTCTTATCA CCGGTGTAAGCTCCAGTCTGTTCCATTTCGACGAGCGCAATCGCTTCCGCGCACTTCCCAACATTACGATCGAGGACGTGCGCATCGAATCGATACAATCGTTTGTGGATCAAGCGCTCGAAATCGGCACCTGCTTCCGACGGCTGCTCATGATGACCCGCAAAAACCCGTACACACTCGAGCTCATCATGGAAGGGTTCGTGTTTAGGGCGTTTTGTGAGAGTGTGGAAAACTTCCTCTGCTGCTACCGCGTGCTCGTAAACAGTTACGCCGGAGAATCGAtactgcagctgctgcaaaTGCTTTCCCCGGCCAACGAGCAGCTGCTGTCGATGGCAAAACTGTGCAGCCTGCATCCGGGCAATGAGAGCGATCGCGAGTTTCCGACCGGTTCGATGCTGCTCGATCATCTGTACCGGGAGCTGATACAGGTGACGCAGCCCAGCGTGAGCGTGTTCCTGCTGTCGACGCTGCGGCGGTGCTGTTTGGAGTATTTTGCGATCTTCCAGCGGTGGCTGTTTCAGGGCCAGCTGCACGATCCTTCCGGGGagctgtttgtgtttttcgtGGATCACTATCGATCGAACACGAAGCATTTCTTCGATAAGGCGTACTTTATCCGGCGGAAGAGTGTGCCCGGATTTCTGAAGGGCTACGACGAGGACATTTTGCTGTGCGGAAAGTACGTGATGCTGCTGCGAGCGTTTCGACCGTTG CACCCTCTCTTCACCCTGCGCCATCCCGAGCTGACCGTGTGCCTTTCGTTCGCGGAAATCCAGACGATGCGCACGCAATGGTTGCGCTACGTCGCCAAGGCGCGCCAGCTCTGTGGCCCCGCCGTGTCCGTGCGCGAGCTGTACGAAACGAAGCAGAGCGAGCAGGTAGAGTTCTACCGCCTGGTGGAGGAAAACTTCCGCACCTACATGGACGCGTGGCGGGTGGAGCAGGAAACGGAAGCGCAGGAGCAGAAGCGCCGCAAGCAGAAGCAGATGGCCGACCTGCTCGACCACCTGAACGAGATCCGGGAGAGCAAGCTGCTGGCGAAGCGGGCGGAGCTGCAGGAGGAGCTGGCGCTCGAGCAGGTCCGCATCGAGCAGGAAAATCGGCAGCTGCTGGGGGAAAATTTGGAGCTTACCGGTCGGGTGAAGAAGTACACGGCCCTGAACACGCTGATGGATGAGAAGCTGGAGGTGCTGCAGGCCGCGGCCGGCGAGCTGAGCATTGTGCCGGTGGTAACGGTGACGGTGGACGGGACGGACGGGACGGTGAGTGAGGAAGCTCCGTTTGAGAGTTGTCGCGAGAGCCGTGCGAGCAACGTGACGAGCGTTTCCATCTACGAGGATGCACAAAAGTCACCTGCGTGCAGTGTGGACTCGTCGCCGTACGGGGCGGACAGTACGAGCAGCTACGGTTCCGCTGGGAAGGGCGATCTTTCCTCGTCCGGTGCGGAAGATCTGGACTGTACGCTCGTGGAGGGACCGATCGTGCCAACGGTGGAGTCGCCGGCGGCCGTGCTCGACAGTGACCGCCTCAATTCGAACGTTCCAACGGTCAGCGAAGGGGAACGGAATCGGGCGAAGGTGTTGGGATCGACGGTGGGCGACTTTCTGAACGAGGATCACGCCAACGCCAACGTGGAGCAGCTGGTCGTGGCCACTGCGAGTGCGGGACTGCGCAAGCTGACGGAGGCACAGCGCAACAAGCTTAAAATCCTGTCGCAAGAGTTTGAAATCGCCCCGCCGGACGAGCCCGGCACGATGGATGAGAACTGTAATCGGCTTGCCGAGCGGCGGAAGAATCGAGAGCGCATTCTTATAAGCGATTACACCAGCAGGGAGGAGGAAGCGGCACCGGGTGGTCAGCCGGTGCCGGGGCGGGAGCTGAGCGAGCTGCAGAAGAATCGCAGGAAGATTATGAGCCAAGAGTACAATCTGCTTACGGACGAGGCGGTTTGGGATGGAACGGGCGGACGGGATCCGAACCAGAAGCGCACGATGTACTTGAACCTGGACTCGGACCGGGCGCGGAACCGGCGCCGAATACTGGAATCGGAGTTCGACATTGCGACCGgggtggaaaactttcccgCCTCACCGATGTCCGTGGACAGTGATACGGTGGACGAGTCGGCCAGTCCATCGGTGGCGATGACCGCCTCGGGCACAACGCCAACCATCACTGGCGAGCAGGACGTTAATGCGAATCCGGTAGCAGGAAAAGGAGCCGGCCTAAAGCTGGACGTCCTGGCGGCGGCCGATGCAGCGGAACGGTTTGGCATCGAGCGGCGATTTGGCATTCCCGATACGGCCGCGCTAGAGCTGGAAACCCCGGCCAGTGCGATGAAAGCGACTGGCGAGGTAGGGGACGCTCTCGATGGAGGGTTTGATTTTACGCGCGCCCAAGCACTAGAACGAAGGGAAGGGCCGAGCGGTTGCAATAGCTTAGTGCCGGTGGTCGCTTCCGGTGTTGCTGTGGAGCtgacggaggaggaggatgacgaGATTTATCGCGAATTTGTCGCTGCAATGAAGCAGcaaagtgaaaacttttgtcgACTAGCGATCCCGACGTCGGATAGTGACACTTCGGCACACGTAGGCGCTTCAAAAGCACTGGAAAAGGAGCTCAACAGTGTGGACGTCCTTACGATCACACGCTTCCTGCAGTACTCGCTCGTCATTCCTCTGAAAGCGCACATGGAGATCGTGAACAATGAGATACTGAAGATGTATCTGTACGATCTGGACGTGCTCGGGCATTTCGAAAGCCTCCGCAACTACTTCCTCCTGATGGACGGTGAGTTTTCCACCCACATCTGTGACAATCTGTTCCAGCGGCTCGAAACCGTACGCACGCCGGAGGAGCTGCTGAACTACCAAACGCTTCACTCCATCCTGGATGGGGCGCTGTACTCGAGCAATGCCGGCACGGACCGTAATGCCGACCGGCTGTCCTTCATCGTGTGCCAGGTGCCGGAAAAGTTTGACCTCTACTCGCCGAACGTGTTCAGCATGCTGAACCTTAGCTACCGGGTCGAGTGGCCCCTCAATCTAATCTTCTCGAACGAAACGATCGAACAGTACACGAACGTGTTCAAATACCTGGTGAAGGTGCGCCGCGTTAGCTACGTGCTGGAGGATTCCTTCCAGCTGCTAAAGGAAGCGAGCAGGCGGCTGGGGAAACCGTTGCTCCATTCGCCCCAGTACGCCCGGGTGCAGCTGATCCGCCACAAGCTGTCCCATCTGGTGAACGCGCTCAAGAACTACATCACGAGCAGTGCGCTGCACGCGTCCTGGGAAACGTTCCGGGAGGATCTGCAGGACGCGACGGAAACGATGGAAGACCTGTTCCGCAAGCATCGTACGTACCTGAAGCGGGTGATCTTCCTGTGCCTGCTGAACAGGAGAAGCATCGAGTTTTACAACAACATCGAGCAGATCTTTCGCGTGGTGTTGCGGTTCTACAGGCATCTGCGTTCGAAGGAGTGGCGGCTGCAGGAGGAATCGCAGCAGTACTACGTGCATCCACGCTACCGGTCGATGCTGGAAGACGAGATCGACTTTGAGAAGCTGATCAAGTACACGATCTTCCTCGGGAACAAGATGTACGACCATGGCTACCAGAAGGAAATATCCGAGTTCCTGCACGTTATCAATATCAATGGTTATTACGATGATGTGAAGCCTGCTGCTAGTTAA